From a single Pempheris klunzingeri isolate RE-2024b chromosome 2, fPemKlu1.hap1, whole genome shotgun sequence genomic region:
- the ssuh2.1 gene encoding protein SSUH2 homolog has product MDEKDEDLDAFDPNIPEEGPSAPPPGWLDDVHGYQGHKGGEEDNPLYPPPPAYNPQPELNRNTLVPNVRVPTISEDVARDALLKFVESKWRYSSKPARNLTFKELKPITVYRYRLETYTETRTSAWQFEPYNGQMVDGPQYGMSPPPWDIPVSMPQRYTDMLEKVRVPHSSFVKLCHKCNGCGRTRCTACSGRGQKRCLTCHGSGYRRRPRNHKRSSGKTRCSSCSGRGQKRCISCHGHGYKTCSVCHGSQNLLHFIQLTVTWKNDIADFIPDRQPDFPDKKFERVTGDPFFIDESLLVYPIQGFPDQEICDASTKLINEHLNRFSSTSRILQQRQTIELVPLTHAYYTYNGKDYSFFVYGMENKVFASKYPSACTIL; this is encoded by the exons ATGCATTTGATCCAAACATACCAGAGGAGGGACCTTCAGCTCCCCCCCCTGGCTGGCTGGATGACGTACATGGATACCAGGGCCACAAGGGAGGGg AGGAAGATAACCCGTTGtatcctcctccccctgcctaTAACCCCCAGCCTGAACTCAACAGGAACACGCTGGTGCCCAACGTCAG GGTCCCCACAATATCGGAGGATGTGGCCAGAGATGCCCTGCTTAAGTTTGTGGAATCAAAATGGAGGTACAGCTCCAAACCTGCCAGGAACCTCACCTTCAAAGAACTCAAACCCATCACTGTGTACAGG TATCGACTGGAGACCTACACTGAGACCAGAACCAGCGCCTGGCAGTTTGAACCCTACAATG GACAGATGGTCGATGGGCCTCAGTACGGGATGAGCCCTCCGCCGTGGGACATCCCCGTGTCGATGCCTCAGAGATACACCGACATGCTGGAGAAGGTCCGCGTGCCGCACTCATCCTTCGTGAAG ctCTGTCACAAGTGCAATGGCTGTGGAAGAACTCGTTGTACTGCCTGCAGCGGCAGAGGCCAG AAGCGTTGTTTAACCTGCCACGGCAGCGGGTACAGAAGGCGGCCCAGGAATCACAAGCGGTCTTCTGGGAAGACTCGCTGTTCCTCTTGTAGCGGGAGAGGCCagaagag GTGTATCTCCTGCCACGGCCACGGCTATAAGACCTGCTCTGTTTGTCACGGCAGCCAAAACCTGCTGCATTTCATCCAACTCACTGTGACGTG gaagaACGACATAGCTGATTTCATTCCAGACCGCCAGCCTGACTTTCCTGACAAGAAGTTCGAGAGGGTGACAGGAGATCCTTTCTTCATCGATGAGAGTCTTCTG GTGTACCCGATCCAGGGTTTCCCCGATCAGGAGATCTGCGATGCTTCTACAAAGCTGATTAACGAACACCTCAATCGCTTCAGTTCCACCAGCCGCATCCTGCAACAG CGTCAGACCATCGAGCTGGTGCCCCTGACTCACGCTTATTACACCTACAACGGAAAAGACTACAGCTTCTTCGTCTACGGGATGGAGAACAAAGTGTTTGCCTCCAAATATCCCTCCGCGTGCACTATTTTATAA